A window from Vulcanimicrobium alpinum encodes these proteins:
- a CDS encoding HAD family hydrolase produces the protein MRNSIETVREHIESHDVISFDVFDTLIFRAVAKPASVFALVKLRLLTGDAALYHPHVIDAFPELRVQAEVEARRDKRGDDEHGEVTFDEIYDKLAQLAGADAALVRLLKQTELEFEHRLVYRNPEAGAMFDFARECGKRIVLCSDMYLPADVVRSLLRRCGYDGYDALYVSCEHARNKHLGTMFAYVCANSNVAPERVLHIGDNEHSDSVMARSAGWTAIHLPHANGVRKARTPWRGERPFYPETVAAIVDGIRRKRSLERDTASADPWEQLGFDVFGPLFTGFLLWLRAAIEQQPPDRVLLFARDTHVVATHLPSFLAGLDRAPPVHYLHVSRASTLLPSFTDFPLHRLDHLCSGRSQRTVAQHLRKLGLEPSVLAAAAASAGFASLDERVRNGDDRMRDLLGRVQHLVLREAAQRRPIVQAYLERFVGDARDVMVVDVGWVGNMQASFLRLLQSTHPNVRVRGYYAGLFASASKNAWPGHSMQAWLMRPGDPLQIEEQMWWAGGVEILEFAMTAPHGTALGYARNAAGAIDPILEETTVEREVHACAMRLQAGAAEFVHTFRALFGDLPAQGLTSRAWAAEFYRLATDPSPQEAELLGDITHSDSVGETSLRLPLAPKVEKLTEAFKAIRTAFWKTGFVVRNGLQNSDGFDEDLYLALYPDIRRAFEAGQLPSGLFHWTVAGKDEGRIGSWADWMRRNGSVVPAHD, from the coding sequence TTGAGAAATTCCATCGAGACTGTTCGCGAGCACATCGAGAGCCACGATGTCATCTCGTTCGACGTTTTCGATACGCTGATTTTCCGCGCGGTCGCGAAGCCGGCGAGCGTCTTCGCGCTGGTCAAACTCCGACTGCTGACCGGCGACGCGGCGCTCTATCATCCGCACGTCATCGATGCGTTTCCGGAACTGCGCGTCCAGGCCGAAGTTGAAGCGCGGCGCGACAAGCGCGGCGACGACGAGCACGGCGAGGTCACCTTCGACGAGATCTACGACAAGCTCGCGCAGCTCGCGGGGGCCGACGCCGCTCTGGTCCGGCTGCTGAAGCAGACCGAGTTGGAGTTCGAGCACCGTCTCGTCTACCGCAATCCCGAGGCCGGCGCGATGTTCGACTTCGCGCGCGAGTGCGGCAAGCGGATCGTCCTGTGCTCCGACATGTATCTCCCCGCCGACGTCGTGCGCAGCCTCCTGCGACGCTGCGGCTACGACGGCTACGACGCGCTGTACGTCTCGTGCGAGCACGCCCGCAACAAGCATCTCGGAACGATGTTCGCGTACGTCTGCGCGAACAGCAACGTCGCGCCGGAACGCGTCCTGCACATCGGCGACAACGAACACAGCGACTCGGTGATGGCGCGCAGCGCCGGCTGGACGGCGATCCACCTGCCGCACGCGAACGGCGTGCGCAAAGCGCGGACGCCGTGGAGAGGTGAGCGCCCGTTCTACCCCGAGACGGTCGCAGCGATCGTCGACGGTATTCGCCGTAAACGATCGCTGGAGCGGGACACGGCATCAGCGGATCCATGGGAGCAGCTCGGCTTCGACGTTTTCGGGCCGCTCTTCACGGGCTTTCTCTTGTGGCTGCGGGCGGCGATCGAACAGCAGCCGCCGGATCGGGTGCTCCTGTTTGCCCGCGACACGCACGTCGTCGCGACGCACCTGCCGAGTTTCCTGGCGGGACTCGACCGCGCTCCACCGGTGCACTACCTGCACGTCTCGCGTGCCTCGACGCTGCTGCCGAGCTTCACCGACTTTCCGCTGCATCGCCTCGACCATCTCTGTTCCGGGCGCTCGCAGCGGACGGTCGCGCAGCACCTGCGCAAACTGGGACTCGAGCCGAGCGTGCTCGCCGCGGCCGCCGCGTCGGCCGGATTTGCGTCGCTCGACGAGCGAGTCCGCAACGGCGACGACCGCATGCGCGATCTGCTCGGGCGCGTGCAGCACCTCGTCCTGCGCGAAGCGGCGCAGCGCCGGCCGATCGTGCAGGCGTATCTCGAACGGTTCGTCGGTGATGCGCGCGACGTCATGGTAGTCGACGTGGGCTGGGTCGGCAACATGCAGGCGTCGTTTCTGCGTCTGCTGCAGTCGACGCACCCGAACGTGCGCGTGCGAGGCTATTACGCCGGCCTGTTCGCATCGGCGAGCAAGAACGCATGGCCGGGCCATTCGATGCAGGCATGGCTGATGCGTCCGGGCGATCCGCTGCAGATCGAGGAGCAGATGTGGTGGGCCGGCGGCGTCGAGATCCTCGAGTTTGCGATGACCGCGCCGCACGGAACGGCGCTGGGATACGCGCGCAACGCCGCCGGCGCCATCGATCCGATCCTCGAGGAGACGACGGTCGAACGCGAGGTTCACGCGTGCGCGATGCGGCTGCAGGCGGGCGCGGCGGAGTTCGTGCACACGTTCCGTGCGTTGTTCGGCGATCTGCCCGCGCAGGGGCTCACCAGCCGCGCTTGGGCGGCCGAGTTTTACCGTTTGGCGACCGATCCGTCGCCGCAGGAGGCGGAACTGCTCGGCGACATCACCCACAGCGATTCGGTCGGCGAGACGTCGCTGCGCTTGCCGCTCGCACCGAAGGTGGAGAAACTCACCGAAGCGTTCAAAGCGATCCGGACGGCATTCTGGAAGACGGGTTTCGTCGTGCGCAACGGTCTTCAGAACAGCGACGGCTTCGACGAAGACCTCTATTTGGCGCTGTATCCGGATATCCGCCGAGCGTTCGAGGCGGGACAATTGCCTTCGGGGCTTTTCCATTGGACGGTCGCCGGAAAAGACGAGGGACGGATCGGTTCGTGGGCCGACTGGATGCGCCGCAACGGCAGCGTGGTCCCCGCGCATGACTGA